A window of Cryptomeria japonica chromosome 3, Sugi_1.0, whole genome shotgun sequence contains these coding sequences:
- the LOC131076429 gene encoding protein S40-4-like, whose translation MAEIGDRGGREFKSGLSRAEVLLGLAQTAGEQAEETLKELHEQDIFWGDKEDEQNGFESDLFGIVESRSRNCKGKSNWSNIFPHGGKRRGELEAYRSYKSAPVNVPHWPRSKISEDFLDEDDEIIVRPPHELVAHYNNNNNSRSFSVVEGYGRTLKGRDLRRVRDAVFRQTGLLD comes from the coding sequence ATGGCCGAAATTGGGGATCGAGGAGGTCGCGAGTTCAAGTCCGGGTTGAGCCGCGCCGAGGTCCTTCTGGGCTTAGCTCAAACTGCGGGGGAACAAgcagaagagacattgaaggagcTCCACGAACAAGATATCTTTTGGGGGGACAAAGAAGATGAACAAAATGGCTTTGAATCCGATTTGTTTGGCATTGTAGAGTCGAGAAGTAGGAATTGTAAGGGAAAATCTAATTGGAGTAATATATTTCCACATGGAGGAAAGAGACGGGGAGAATTGGAGGCATACCGGAGTTATAAATCAGCGCCTGTGAATGTTCCTCATTGGCCGCGAAGCAAAATCTCAGAGGATTTCTTAGACGAGGATGATGAGATAATCGTGAGGCCTCCTCACGAGCTCGTTgctcattataataataataataatagtcgGAGTTTTTCTGTTGTTGAAGGATACGGCCGGACTCTGAAAGGAAGAGATCTCAGAAGGGTACGCGACGCCGTCTTTCGGCAAACTGGACTTTTAGACTAA